The Methanoculleus thermophilus genome contains a region encoding:
- a CDS encoding dihydroorotate dehydrogenase electron transfer subunit, with protein sequence MHEQMPHGVKITEIVEETPSIKTFIFDREIVARPGQFVMVWVPGVDEIPMALSTPSSITVQKVGDATAALFAMHEGDKIGLRGPYGNGFAVSGRTLVVAGGVGASPLLSLITAGQADTVLLGARTARELLFADKIRDYATLMVATDDGTAGHHGFVTELISRVDLADFAHICVCGPEPMMRAVLAILDREGCAERGQFSLHRYMKCGVGLCGSCCIDPHGLRVCRDGPVFTGDLLLESEFGHHARDASGSKHKI encoded by the coding sequence ATGCATGAACAGATGCCCCATGGGGTTAAAATAACAGAGATTGTAGAGGAGACACCGTCTATTAAGACGTTTATCTTCGACCGAGAGATCGTTGCCCGGCCGGGGCAGTTCGTGATGGTCTGGGTGCCTGGTGTGGATGAGATCCCGATGGCCCTCTCCACGCCGTCCTCGATAACCGTCCAGAAGGTGGGGGACGCAACCGCTGCCCTCTTTGCCATGCACGAGGGCGATAAGATAGGTCTCCGGGGCCCATACGGAAATGGATTTGCGGTCTCGGGGCGGACGCTTGTTGTCGCCGGCGGCGTCGGTGCTTCCCCGCTTCTTTCGCTCATCACGGCAGGGCAGGCGGATACCGTCCTCCTCGGCGCACGAACGGCCCGAGAACTCCTCTTTGCGGATAAGATACGTGATTATGCGACGCTGATGGTCGCGACCGACGACGGCACCGCCGGCCATCACGGGTTCGTGACCGAACTCATATCCAGAGTGGACCTCGCTGATTTCGCCCACATCTGCGTCTGCGGGCCCGAACCCATGATGAGGGCGGTGCTCGCCATCCTTGACCGGGAAGGGTGTGCCGAACGGGGACAGTTCTCTCTTCACCGTTACATGAAGTGCGGAGTAGGTCTCTGCGGCTCGTGCTGTATCGACCCGCACGGCCTGCGGGTCTGCAGAGACGGCCCCGTCTTCACCGGAGATCTCCTGCTCGAGAGCGAGTTTGGACACCATGCACGCGATGCAAGCGGGAGCAAACATAAGATCTAG
- the corA gene encoding magnesium/cobalt transporter CorA, translating to MSPRENERGGQESALERSIHTNTSRARQVTVTIVDYDASHLDERTATRPAEIPAPTTPPTVTWIDVDGIHDAGMLQAIGDAIGIHPLTLEDIANTRQRPKIEDYGDYLYVAIRRLSPNGDGEFVSELVSLVLGEGYVASFQEQPGDVFLRVRERLRTGAGRLRSEGPDYLFYVLLDAVVDGYFTVIEDFGERIEAVEEEVVADPDRRTLQAIYALKRSLIALRRSAWPLRDVVAELERGESSLIQESTRAYFRDVYDHTIEVAETVETYRDMVSGTLDVYLSTQSSRTNEIMKVLTIIATIFIPLTFIAGVYGMNFDMPEVRHPWGYPIALASMAAVAGVMLLYFKRKGWI from the coding sequence ATGAGTCCGCGTGAGAACGAGAGAGGAGGACAGGAGTCGGCCCTAGAGAGGTCCATCCATACCAACACTTCCCGAGCACGACAGGTTACCGTCACGATCGTCGATTACGACGCCTCGCACCTCGACGAGCGGACTGCCACCCGACCCGCCGAGATCCCGGCCCCTACCACCCCCCCGACAGTCACGTGGATCGATGTTGACGGCATCCACGATGCCGGGATGCTTCAGGCAATCGGAGATGCCATCGGGATCCACCCCTTGACGCTTGAGGACATCGCGAACACCCGCCAGCGCCCGAAGATCGAAGATTATGGCGATTATCTCTACGTTGCGATTCGGAGGCTCTCCCCGAACGGCGATGGTGAGTTTGTGAGCGAACTGGTCAGCCTGGTACTAGGGGAAGGTTACGTCGCGTCGTTCCAGGAGCAGCCGGGTGACGTCTTTCTTCGCGTTCGGGAGCGCCTGCGGACCGGGGCAGGGAGGCTTCGGAGCGAGGGACCGGATTACCTCTTCTACGTGCTGCTTGACGCAGTCGTTGACGGGTATTTCACTGTGATCGAGGACTTCGGGGAACGCATCGAGGCGGTCGAGGAGGAGGTGGTGGCGGATCCCGACAGGAGGACCCTCCAGGCAATATACGCCCTAAAGCGTTCCTTGATCGCCCTCCGGCGGTCTGCCTGGCCTCTCCGCGACGTGGTGGCGGAACTTGAGCGGGGGGAGTCGTCCCTGATCCAGGAATCGACACGCGCCTACTTCCGCGACGTCTACGACCATACCATAGAGGTCGCCGAGACCGTGGAGACCTACCGGGATATGGTGTCGGGAACCCTCGACGTCTACCTCTCGACCCAGAGCAGCCGGACGAACGAGATCATGAAGGTCCTCACGATCATCGCCACCATCTTCATCCCGCTCACCTTCATCGCCGGGGTCTACGGTATGAACTTCGATATGCCGGAGGTCCGCCACCCCTGGGGCTACCCGATCGCCCTTGCTTCAATGGCGGCGGTCGCCGGGGTGATGCTCCTCTATTTCAAAAGGAAAGGGTGGATCTGA
- a CDS encoding ATP-dependent DNA helicase has translation MDTLDDWFPYREYRPHQRKMLEVAASVARDGGIAMIDAPTGSGKSSVVSALLAESRGRKVLVAVRTISQLATFMRELDLIRKKRGGLKFAYLIGKSGMCPLGGEGDVYRRCEGVKAFSTALMRERAQKGSLVPANDRQIKQQIRKMDPDHPLICPYFIQGKSFVETGDAGLKMVPSAALRVRAERVSTELIWPDQLAEFCGNICPYDTMMHAARDADVVLVNFYHLFDDTIREQLYQSLGVEGHDAMLLIDEAHNCGDVVQSIESVTIEERDIVQAEHELAGRRRSQHQADAISQILPQITRFMEALKASLEAEDWFDPAIFQRMVLSGTLYRRMEDVVDDLLKISEGIREKNMQAGEFRESAIERLTEFFYRIFRSASDPAYLTVYRKDDDGTVALEVRNIDPSNKLQEIAQAHACCVLISGTLSPIESYRRYYFGDLPVTTLSLPNSFPPENRRIFCASDITTAYSMRRDAQNLARTEDYILTFARLPGNLAFYFPSYDLLNTFADRCAPRIRGKQIYVEPKDPAAAAAMLREFMGLPGTGRSGVLFAVCGGKWSEGLDYRGEMLSGALVIGLPLAPFNRVRRMVIDYFKMKFGEEGEFISYTLPAINRALQALGRVLRTPEDRGILVLGEKRFLEPRVHAGLPPWMQGEMTACTIDVFKMEAGRWRS, from the coding sequence ATGGATACCCTCGACGACTGGTTCCCGTACCGGGAGTACCGGCCACACCAGCGCAAGATGCTCGAAGTGGCGGCGTCTGTCGCGCGCGACGGCGGCATCGCCATGATTGATGCACCGACCGGGAGCGGCAAGTCGAGTGTGGTCTCCGCGCTCCTTGCAGAGAGCCGGGGACGGAAAGTGCTCGTCGCCGTGAGGACTATCAGTCAACTTGCCACATTCATGCGCGAGCTCGATCTCATCCGGAAGAAGCGTGGCGGCCTCAAGTTTGCCTACCTCATCGGCAAGTCCGGCATGTGCCCGCTTGGCGGCGAGGGGGACGTTTACCGGCGGTGTGAGGGCGTCAAGGCCTTCTCGACGGCGCTGATGCGGGAGCGAGCGCAGAAAGGATCGCTCGTTCCGGCAAACGACCGCCAGATAAAACAGCAGATTCGGAAGATGGATCCGGACCACCCGCTTATCTGCCCGTACTTTATTCAAGGCAAATCGTTTGTTGAGACCGGAGACGCCGGGCTGAAGATGGTCCCGTCGGCTGCCCTGCGCGTCCGGGCCGAGCGGGTGAGCACCGAGTTGATCTGGCCTGACCAACTTGCCGAGTTTTGCGGCAATATCTGCCCGTACGATACGATGATGCACGCTGCCCGGGATGCCGATGTGGTGCTCGTGAACTTCTACCATCTCTTTGATGATACCATCCGGGAGCAGCTCTACCAGTCGCTCGGAGTTGAAGGGCACGATGCCATGCTGCTCATCGATGAGGCCCACAACTGTGGCGACGTTGTCCAGAGCATCGAGAGTGTGACGATCGAGGAGCGCGATATCGTCCAGGCCGAACACGAACTTGCCGGGCGACGCCGGTCCCAGCATCAGGCGGACGCGATCAGTCAGATCCTGCCGCAGATCACTCGATTCATGGAGGCGCTTAAAGCCTCGCTTGAGGCTGAGGACTGGTTTGATCCTGCCATCTTCCAGCGGATGGTCCTCTCCGGCACGCTCTATCGGCGCATGGAGGATGTCGTTGACGACCTCCTCAAGATCAGTGAGGGGATCCGTGAGAAGAACATGCAGGCGGGCGAGTTCAGGGAGAGCGCGATCGAGCGGCTGACCGAGTTCTTCTACCGGATCTTCCGGTCCGCTTCCGACCCTGCCTACCTTACGGTCTACCGGAAGGATGACGATGGCACAGTGGCGCTTGAGGTGCGAAACATCGACCCGAGCAACAAACTCCAGGAGATCGCCCAGGCGCATGCCTGCTGCGTCCTGATATCCGGAACACTCTCCCCCATCGAGAGTTACCGCCGCTACTATTTCGGCGATCTCCCCGTCACGACGCTATCGCTCCCGAACTCATTTCCTCCGGAGAACCGCCGCATCTTCTGTGCCAGCGATATCACCACTGCCTACTCAATGCGCCGGGACGCTCAGAACCTTGCCCGGACTGAGGACTACATCCTCACGTTTGCCCGCCTTCCAGGCAACCTTGCGTTCTACTTCCCGTCGTACGACCTGCTCAACACATTTGCAGACCGATGCGCCCCAAGAATCAGGGGCAAGCAGATCTATGTCGAGCCCAAGGATCCCGCCGCAGCCGCGGCGATGCTCCGGGAGTTCATGGGTCTTCCGGGGACTGGCCGCTCTGGCGTTCTCTTTGCAGTCTGCGGCGGGAAATGGAGCGAGGGCCTGGACTACCGGGGTGAGATGCTCTCTGGAGCGCTTGTCATCGGTCTTCCGCTTGCTCCGTTCAACCGCGTCCGCCGGATGGTTATCGACTACTTTAAGATGAAGTTCGGTGAGGAGGGTGAGTTCATCAGTTACACCCTCCCGGCAATCAACCGTGCCCTGCAGGCGCTCGGGAGAGTGCTCCGGACGCCAGAGGATCGGGGTATTCTCGTCCTTGGAGAGAAGCGGTTCCTTGAGCCCCGGGTTCACGCCGGGTTGCCGCCGTGGATGCAGGGGGAGATGACCGCGTGCACCATCGACGTCTTCAAAATGGAGGCAGGTAGATGGCGATCTTGA
- the purB gene encoding adenylosuccinate lyase yields the protein MAIHPIDYRYGTPEMRAVWSEENRFRAIVMAEVALARAEAVHGLIPREDAETIAACAGKASLERAKEIEAEINHDMMAIVKAVTEVCGDAGRWIHYGATSNDILDTATALQLRDSLALIEEKLGKLLCVLLARSAETKNLVCAGRTHGQIGVPTTYGLRFAIWASEVSRHIERLRQMRPRLLVGQLTGAVGTQAALGEAGIAVQETMMEFLGLQPVDVSNQIIARDRYAEYFMFLANVATTLDKIGLEIRLMQRSEIGELAEAFGKKQVGSSTMPHKRNPIKSEQVCGLARIVRSSVEPALLNNVLWDERDLTNSSPERVLFPEASVLTDHILKVMIGVLEGLEFNKENIRRNLMLLRGVNLAESVMIELTKRGMNRQDAHEVMRTASLQALAEDRDLAEVLGERPEVTAFVTREDLKALLSPDAYIGTAVQQVERLIKKLTPLCR from the coding sequence ATGGCAATCCATCCTATTGACTACCGGTACGGCACTCCCGAGATGCGTGCCGTCTGGAGTGAGGAGAACCGGTTCCGGGCGATCGTCATGGCCGAAGTGGCGCTGGCCCGGGCTGAAGCGGTGCACGGGCTCATTCCGCGCGAGGATGCCGAGACGATTGCGGCCTGCGCAGGCAAGGCAAGTCTAGAGAGGGCGAAGGAGATCGAGGCCGAGATCAACCACGATATGATGGCGATCGTCAAAGCCGTCACAGAGGTCTGCGGCGATGCCGGGCGATGGATCCACTACGGGGCAACATCGAACGATATCCTGGATACGGCGACCGCATTGCAGCTCCGCGATAGCCTCGCGCTCATCGAGGAGAAACTCGGCAAACTCCTCTGCGTGCTTCTCGCCCGGAGTGCGGAGACGAAGAACCTCGTCTGCGCCGGGCGGACACATGGGCAGATCGGGGTTCCCACGACCTACGGCCTCCGGTTCGCGATCTGGGCAAGCGAGGTCTCCCGGCACATCGAACGACTCCGCCAGATGCGCCCCCGCCTCCTCGTCGGGCAGCTCACGGGAGCGGTGGGCACCCAGGCAGCGCTCGGAGAAGCGGGCATAGCAGTCCAGGAGACGATGATGGAGTTTCTCGGGCTCCAGCCGGTGGACGTCTCTAACCAGATTATAGCGCGGGACCGCTACGCGGAGTACTTCATGTTCCTTGCAAACGTCGCGACCACGCTTGACAAGATCGGGCTAGAGATCCGTCTGATGCAGCGCTCCGAGATAGGGGAGCTTGCCGAGGCGTTCGGCAAGAAGCAGGTGGGCTCGAGCACGATGCCCCACAAGAGAAACCCGATCAAGAGCGAGCAGGTCTGCGGCCTTGCCCGAATTGTGCGATCCTCGGTTGAACCGGCTCTGTTAAACAACGTACTCTGGGACGAGCGCGACCTGACAAACTCCTCCCCCGAGCGGGTGCTCTTCCCCGAAGCCTCGGTGCTGACCGACCATATCCTCAAGGTGATGATCGGCGTACTGGAGGGGCTTGAATTCAATAAGGAGAATATCAGGAGGAACCTGATGTTGCTCCGGGGCGTGAACCTTGCCGAGTCGGTGATGATCGAGCTCACCAAGCGGGGCATGAACCGGCAGGATGCTCACGAGGTAATGCGGACGGCGAGCCTGCAGGCCCTCGCCGAAGACCGCGATCTCGCCGAGGTGCTCGGTGAGCGGCCCGAGGTCACGGCATTCGTCACCCGCGAGGACCTGAAGGCTCTCCTGAGTCCGGATGCATATATAGGGACTGCGGTCCAGCAGGTGGAGCGGTTAATCAAGAAACTCACGCCGCTCTGCAGGTAA
- the mobA gene encoding molybdenum cofactor guanylyltransferase, with translation MRSAIVLVGGAARRAGGREKYFFTFQGKTFIERLIDTLREVVDEIVVVARDPEQCERFSHLQGVRCTSDIRQGLGPIGGLHAGTLAVHGEYIFVAACDMPCVHPGVVEMLFDAAVGYDAAIPSWNADMLEPLHAVYRRSALIEYLEEHESLSLRPMIWSLNTRYVSVEAIRQIDPDLLTFTNINNLEDLESIDRSERHCEVDGTGQSSP, from the coding sequence ATGCGGTCTGCGATTGTTCTCGTTGGAGGTGCGGCACGGCGTGCTGGTGGACGGGAGAAGTATTTCTTCACGTTCCAGGGCAAGACGTTCATCGAACGTCTCATCGATACTCTGCGGGAAGTAGTGGACGAGATTGTGGTAGTTGCACGCGACCCCGAGCAGTGCGAACGATTTAGCCACCTCCAGGGCGTCAGGTGCACATCGGACATCCGGCAGGGTCTTGGTCCCATCGGCGGCCTGCATGCGGGAACACTCGCAGTACATGGCGAGTATATCTTCGTTGCCGCCTGTGATATGCCCTGTGTTCACCCGGGAGTGGTGGAGATGCTCTTTGATGCTGCAGTCGGGTACGATGCTGCCATTCCCAGCTGGAACGCCGATATGCTCGAGCCGCTCCATGCGGTCTACCGACGTAGTGCGTTGATTGAATACCTGGAGGAGCATGAATCACTCTCTCTCCGGCCGATGATCTGGAGCCTGAACACCCGGTATGTGAGCGTGGAGGCGATCCGGCAGATCGATCCTGACCTGCTGACGTTCACAAACATCAATAACCTGGAAGACCTGGAGTCGATTGACCGGTCCGAGAGGCATTGTGAAGTCGATGGGACCGGGCAGTCCTCGCCGTGA
- a CDS encoding malate dehydrogenase yields MTSLAILGVGKVGGETAFLSAVLGLADEIVVYDVYEPLLQAQVLDLQHTGIDVTISTDTAAMREADIFVFAAGTPRTPEIKTRADLLEANVPVVKRCSEFLRGFDGVVITITNPMDANNYGLWKMMGVDRQRCIGFGGQLDSARLATYLNEAGVSGPAWVIGEHGEHQVPLFSRTGVNVGVEEREAILSRMRGASMEVIRGKGGTVFGPAYHITMLIRAILEDRRELLPCSCVLDGEYGFSGCSLGVPARIGREGVIGIEEWDLDPWEEAKMAEAGAFVQDLCRRLDG; encoded by the coding sequence ATGACCTCGCTCGCAATATTAGGTGTAGGAAAGGTGGGGGGTGAGACGGCGTTCCTCTCTGCCGTGCTCGGTCTCGCTGACGAGATCGTCGTTTACGACGTCTACGAGCCCCTTCTACAGGCACAGGTGCTTGACCTGCAGCATACGGGAATCGATGTCACGATCTCTACCGATACGGCGGCGATGCGGGAGGCCGATATCTTCGTATTTGCGGCGGGCACCCCACGGACGCCCGAGATAAAGACACGGGCGGACCTTCTCGAAGCCAATGTGCCGGTGGTGAAGCGTTGCAGCGAGTTCTTGCGTGGATTTGACGGCGTAGTCATCACCATCACAAACCCCATGGATGCAAACAACTACGGCCTCTGGAAGATGATGGGCGTTGATCGGCAGCGGTGCATCGGGTTTGGCGGTCAACTCGATAGCGCCCGTCTTGCAACTTATCTCAATGAAGCCGGGGTATCCGGGCCCGCCTGGGTTATCGGAGAGCACGGGGAGCACCAGGTGCCCCTCTTCTCGAGGACCGGTGTGAACGTCGGCGTTGAGGAGCGGGAAGCAATCCTCTCCCGGATGCGGGGTGCAAGCATGGAGGTGATCCGCGGCAAGGGCGGCACGGTCTTTGGCCCGGCCTATCACATCACCATGCTGATCCGGGCGATCCTTGAGGACCGGCGTGAACTGCTCCCCTGTTCGTGCGTGCTGGATGGCGAATACGGCTTCTCCGGGTGCTCCCTCGGTGTCCCCGCGAGAATTGGCCGTGAGGGGGTTATTGGTATCGAGGAATGGGACCTCGACCCATGGGAGGAGGCGAAGATGGCCGAGGCAGGAGCATTTGTGCAGGACCTCTGCAGGAGACTTGATGGTTAA
- a CDS encoding methylated-DNA--[protein]-cysteine S-methyltransferase: MAILTGSCRFGLWYVHVAWQGDLVYRVRFAPTGVPGPVPEVILRYCAGQPADPTSLRSIATEGDSTFARIYRAVCAVPYGETVTYGDIARVVGTAPRAVGSAMARNPTPLVVPCHRVVAKTGLGGFSPDLSIKEALLEMERRVSGRSTPQRRGVNR; this comes from the coding sequence ATGGCGATCTTGACCGGGTCGTGTCGATTTGGCCTATGGTACGTCCATGTGGCATGGCAGGGCGACCTCGTCTACCGGGTACGGTTTGCCCCCACGGGAGTACCGGGTCCAGTTCCCGAGGTGATCCTGCGTTACTGTGCCGGACAGCCGGCAGATCCCACCTCGCTTCGGAGTATCGCAACCGAGGGGGACTCGACCTTTGCGAGGATCTATCGTGCCGTCTGTGCGGTTCCTTATGGTGAGACCGTCACCTACGGCGATATTGCCCGGGTTGTCGGGACCGCACCCCGGGCAGTCGGATCGGCAATGGCAAGAAATCCAACCCCGCTCGTGGTGCCCTGCCATCGGGTCGTTGCAAAGACCGGGCTAGGCGGGTTCTCTCCCGACTTGTCAATCAAGGAAGCATTGCTCGAGATGGAGCGTCGGGTGTCGGGGCGCTCCACACCGCAGAGGAGAGGAGTTAACAGGTAA
- a CDS encoding ketopantoate reductase family protein, whose product MKIAVLGAGAVGLTVAAKLSRVAEVHAVARRRHADAIRERGFLLTGIWGEGTYRFSCSDDLPSAWQEADYYIITSKSTDTEAICRQFADAIKGREVVSLQNGIGNEEIIGRFTDRMIGGMIITGFEWRGDASVHVSVEAAPMKLGRYPSGTDEAVESLAALIRKAGIKAEATDSIRADIWSKTLYNCALNPLGAVMNVPYGALTDPHAWTIVTEIVKEAYRVVDAEGVSLPWKTPEAYLEYLRTRQLPATAAHHSSMLQDLSLGRRTEIDFMNGAIVTFARKHGIDAPYNSCIAELIRFRERL is encoded by the coding sequence ATGAAGATCGCAGTCCTGGGTGCAGGGGCGGTCGGCCTGACCGTTGCCGCAAAATTGTCCCGTGTCGCGGAGGTCCATGCCGTTGCCAGGAGGCGGCATGCCGACGCGATACGTGAACGGGGTTTTCTGCTGACTGGAATCTGGGGGGAGGGTACATACCGCTTCAGCTGTTCTGACGACCTGCCGAGCGCATGGCAGGAGGCAGACTACTACATCATCACCTCAAAATCGACCGATACCGAGGCGATATGCCGCCAGTTTGCTGATGCTATCAAGGGGCGCGAGGTCGTGAGCCTCCAGAACGGGATCGGAAACGAGGAGATCATCGGGCGGTTCACCGACCGGATGATCGGCGGCATGATCATCACCGGGTTCGAGTGGCGGGGCGATGCATCGGTCCATGTCTCGGTCGAGGCGGCGCCTATGAAACTGGGGCGGTATCCATCCGGCACTGACGAAGCAGTCGAATCCCTTGCGGCCCTCATCAGGAAGGCCGGCATCAAGGCGGAGGCGACCGATAGTATCAGGGCCGATATATGGTCGAAGACTCTCTATAACTGCGCATTAAACCCGCTGGGCGCTGTGATGAATGTCCCTTACGGTGCGCTCACCGATCCGCATGCCTGGACGATCGTCACCGAGATCGTCAAGGAGGCCTATCGGGTGGTTGATGCCGAGGGTGTCTCCCTTCCCTGGAAGACGCCGGAGGCGTACTTAGAGTATCTCCGGACCCGTCAGCTCCCGGCGACGGCCGCCCATCATTCGTCGATGCTTCAGGACCTCTCCCTCGGACGGAGAACGGAGATCGATTTCATGAACGGCGCGATAGTGACTTTCGCCCGGAAACACGGAATCGATGCACCCTATAACTCCTGTATCGCTGAATTGATCCGTTTCCGGGAACGTCTCTAA
- a CDS encoding DUF5654 family protein — MSLKAEIIDKIAALVTAAFGLVAALAWNGAIQELFSLIFGEQSTLVAMLVYAIVVTIIAVIVVILIGRAAAKAKREDERVSEGLKR, encoded by the coding sequence ATGTCGCTCAAGGCTGAGATTATTGACAAAATTGCGGCCCTAGTCACGGCTGCATTCGGACTGGTCGCCGCTCTCGCATGGAACGGCGCCATCCAGGAACTCTTCTCACTCATCTTCGGTGAACAGAGCACGCTCGTTGCGATGCTGGTGTACGCCATCGTCGTGACCATCATCGCGGTGATCGTGGTGATCCTGATTGGACGCGCCGCAGCGAAGGCAAAGAGAGAAGACGAGAGAGTAAGTGAGGGATTAAAGCGGTGA
- a CDS encoding WD40 repeat domain-containing protein, with protein MAITRDGSLVVASAGSMVYLLDQDGTVLWKTTVGSRVKGVGISPEGAYIGVGADKLYLFERGGDLLWTEKTRFVYNDVAISSNGTYIAAGCDNGAVYLFDKNKKTLWDYDMGTDTHSIAISDNGRVIVVGCDNHGVYYLNSRQGESWSYGTGKPLGGVALTPDGRFVAAGSLDRCVYLSTGQGEHLWKYPTNDAVLSTALTNEAREVFAASGRTVYVLNRTGSKIQEITLNSRADSIAATPDGTFLVVGGSDRFVRLFTRDAALLKSEEPEEVTEDPGEFPTPAENNATPVPTENDTSEGVVGANAQISEGDVSFASMVLGCVENVISLLLEPQKDFIA; from the coding sequence GTGGCAATCACACGGGACGGATCTCTCGTCGTTGCCAGTGCAGGCTCGATGGTATACCTTCTGGATCAGGATGGAACCGTTCTCTGGAAGACTACTGTCGGTTCGCGAGTAAAAGGTGTCGGAATATCGCCTGAAGGGGCATACATCGGTGTCGGTGCTGATAAACTCTATCTCTTTGAGAGAGGCGGAGACCTGCTCTGGACTGAAAAGACGAGGTTTGTCTACAATGACGTGGCAATCTCGTCTAACGGCACGTACATCGCTGCCGGGTGCGATAATGGTGCGGTCTATCTTTTTGACAAGAATAAGAAGACTCTCTGGGACTATGATATGGGGACCGATACTCACAGTATTGCAATATCGGATAACGGCCGCGTTATTGTTGTCGGTTGCGATAACCACGGAGTCTACTATCTCAATAGCCGGCAAGGAGAGTCCTGGAGTTACGGTACTGGAAAGCCCCTCGGAGGGGTCGCCCTCACCCCGGACGGCCGATTCGTCGCAGCAGGGTCGCTTGACCGGTGTGTTTACCTCTCCACAGGGCAGGGGGAGCATCTCTGGAAGTACCCCACCAACGATGCCGTCCTCTCGACGGCGCTGACAAACGAGGCCCGAGAGGTCTTCGCGGCGTCCGGCCGGACGGTCTATGTCCTCAACCGCACGGGAAGCAAGATCCAGGAGATCACCCTCAACAGCCGTGCGGATTCGATTGCTGCGACGCCTGATGGCACGTTCCTGGTTGTCGGGGGGAGTGATCGGTTCGTCCGTCTCTTCACGCGGGATGCTGCCCTGCTCAAGAGCGAGGAGCCGGAAGAGGTAACGGAAGATCCGGGTGAATTCCCCACTCCAGCGGAGAATAACGCGACACCAGTCCCAACCGAAAATGATACCTCTGAGGGCGTTGTCGGGGCAAATGCTCAGATCTCAGAGGGAGATGTCTCGTTTGCCTCAATGGTGCTTGGATGCGTGGAAAACGTCATCTCCCTCCTCCTGGAGCCGCAGAAGGATTTCATAGCCTGA
- a CDS encoding dihydroorotate dehydrogenase — protein MVALYPGPIEVGGIQLKNHLLLAAGILGTTGASLARILQNGAGGVVTKSIGPSPKVGHPGPCLVVVDGGIINAMGLPNPSTAFVDELAVLHGEPVIVSIFGGTPEEFRTVAGWFVGKASGFELNLSCPHAEGYGAAIGSDPALVEECTRAVASLGVPTWVKLTPNVTDITEIGAAAERGGADAIVAINTVKAMRISTALRRPVLGNRFGGLSGKAIFPIAVRCVYDLYESCSIPIIGCGGVSTADNVIEMMMAGASAVEIGSAIIDDISIFATIAEDLYSPDGIDAREIVGCAHA, from the coding sequence ATGGTTGCGCTTTATCCTGGCCCTATCGAGGTTGGTGGTATCCAATTGAAGAACCATCTTCTGCTGGCGGCCGGCATCCTCGGAACCACCGGGGCGTCGCTCGCCCGGATCCTGCAGAACGGTGCGGGAGGCGTGGTCACGAAGTCCATCGGCCCGAGCCCAAAGGTTGGGCATCCGGGACCCTGCCTCGTCGTCGTCGACGGCGGGATCATCAACGCCATGGGTCTTCCGAACCCCTCGACTGCGTTCGTAGATGAACTGGCTGTCCTCCACGGCGAGCCGGTGATCGTGAGCATCTTCGGGGGAACGCCGGAAGAGTTTCGGACGGTCGCCGGGTGGTTCGTCGGGAAGGCCTCGGGATTCGAGTTAAACCTCTCCTGCCCCCACGCGGAGGGGTATGGGGCGGCAATCGGGAGCGACCCGGCTCTCGTGGAGGAGTGCACGAGGGCGGTGGCCTCCCTCGGGGTCCCTACATGGGTGAAACTCACGCCAAACGTCACTGATATCACCGAGATCGGGGCGGCCGCGGAGCGCGGCGGGGCGGATGCGATCGTTGCGATAAACACGGTGAAGGCAATGCGGATCTCGACGGCTCTCCGCCGGCCGGTGCTCGGGAACCGCTTTGGAGGGCTCTCAGGGAAGGCGATCTTCCCCATCGCCGTTCGGTGCGTCTACGATCTCTACGAGTCCTGCTCCATCCCGATCATCGGGTGCGGTGGGGTCTCCACCGCCGATAACGTCATCGAGATGATGATGGCCGGGGCAAGTGCCGTTGAGATCGGGAGCGCTATCATCGACGACATCAGTATCTTTGCCACGATTGCAGAGGATCTCTACAGTCCAGACGGGATCGACGCACGTGAGATTGTGGGGTGCGCCCATGCATGA